The Vigna unguiculata cultivar IT97K-499-35 chromosome 1, ASM411807v1, whole genome shotgun sequence nucleotide sequence CAAATCCATGTCCGACCTTCTCATCGCCCACGTCCCCGACGACACTCCGCTCGACGACTTCCGCCTCTTCCTCCGCCTCCTCCACCGCTCCTACCTCACCGCCTCCTCCGACGTCGTTTTCCTCTTCCCCTCCCCTTCCTCATCCTCCAAATTCACCCCCATTATCTCCCAAGAGAACCACGCCTTCTCCACGCTGCTTCATCTCCACGCGCGCCTCAACTCCACGCGCTGGCGCCACCACCCCAACTCCTCATTCCACCCTAATCGCTTCCGACAGcatcagcagcagcagcagcaaaaGGAACCCCTTTGGGGTCCCAAGACAAAAACCAACTTAACCGCTTCCTCACTCGGTTACGGTTACGGATCGGTCCTCAGTTTCCACGCCTCCGAGCTTGACCCGGAGAACTCGCTCGCCGGCTTCCTCGACCGCGTGCCTCTCTCTCTCCGCCGCTGGGCCTGCTACCCCATGCTCCTCGGCCGCGTCAGACGCTCCTTCAAACACGTGATCCTCGCCGACGTCAAAACCCTCTTGATTCTCAAAGACCCACTCGCCCGACTCAGAAATCCCAGCCCGGACTCCGTCCTTATGTTCTCCAAACAGGAAAAACACGGCAAGAGAACGCAGCGTGTTGTTTTCTCCTCCGTTATAATAGGCGGCGCTCGCGGCGTGCGGCGGCTGTCCGGCGCCATGGCTGTGGAGATAGTCCGCGCTGCCACGCAGCACCGGAAGAGGAAAAACCCCGTTACCGAGTCCGCCATACTGAGTCAACTCGTCGGCGGGAGCGGGTTCGTTTTGAAGAATAAGAATGTTGATTTGGTCGCTTCGCCGGAGTCCATCCCCGAGGCCGGTGGGTCTTCCCCGACGTCGTTTTGGGACTTTCCGATGGTCCTACGCGGTGTGAGTAATCACGACCTTAATTATGTCATCAGGAGGCAAATGTGTTCGTCTGTTTTGGATTCTTCTGTCTATAGAGATTGTTAATTACAACAGTttaggataaaaataataaaattaataatgttaaGAAAGAATAATAACACACCAAGGGAAAATTAATAAGGAGATTTATGctgctattttttatttatcgcATTAGTCTGACCAATTTTGTTACTACTTCTGTGTATACACCCATTCATCTTgaaattacattttttgtatTCTTCTTCAATGGGAAAGTTATGGGCCAGTGTGTCCAAACCAGTGGAGCTGACAGAAGATACGACCATGCAACAGACTCATATTTGTATAATGATATTTGTTCAGGATCTTATGGAATCAGAGCATGTTGAATCATTTTTTTCTGTCTATAaccatttaaatatttgattttgtaatCTTTTGTTAGCAGTTATTTGGACACAAGGTTTTGTAATCTACTTCAAAAAGTATACTGTTGGGTTTTCATAACTTCAACTCAGAGCATTCTGCGCAGAGAGTTTCATGCTCTCACCAAAATAACAGGTTATAGAAAAATCAGTGCTTTTAGCGAAACTGAAACTGAAACTGCTTTTGACTTGCGTTAAAGATTGGTGGGTAGATGGGAAGAAGAAAGTGCaatgtaaaatgaaaatatgaatgCAAGTTGTTTGAGATGGTGAGAGCGAAGAACAGTGGGGATCTGTGTAATGAATTGATGAGTGCATGTGGTTGATGTCTTTTTGGCTCCAGCAGTGAACGCGTTGgcaattaatgtaaaatatataaacaaaattttgaaagttgCAGCTTCTAAAAGCAGAAAGAGCAGGGAAAAACGTGCTTATTACGCTGTTGTGTCTGTCTTTTGCTTTGTTATCTAAACGAGGCCTTGTACTTGGAGCTGCCAAAAAGCAGTTATTTTGGGCTTAGTTTAATCGACAACGTGATTAATTTCTGCAATGTTTAGTTAATTGGGAAATGGAGGATTTGGAAGATTGAAGGGATTGCATATGTTGACTTTGCACCATTTATGGTAGCTTGTAAATAAGGCTACTACTGTGTAGTGccatttactttttaattaggGTTACTGTGCTGTGATGAATGCCAGAAGCACACCAGAAAAGGATGCTTTCCATGTTTACCATTGTTCTTCAACAAAAGTGTCTTCTTTGTGTAGTTTTCAGAGTTCCAAATTACTaattggaaaatgatttttggaatattaaattttgacaacttttttttataatatgaggtgtcattttctaagtgatttttgaatattgaaaatgagaaaaatagaaaaccacttaaaaaatgacacataagattataagaaaaagttgtcaaaatttagtagtcaaataTTGTTGTCCTTACTAATATTTCATCACAATATGCTTCTTCCTTCCCACATTTTTCAACACTAATCAATATAACTCACTTAATGAACAAATAActactttatatttttcttagcttaataaatgtttttgtctCCTTTGAAGGGTTTATTCAATGtaattcttcaatttttgttttttttataaatttagtttttattttatttaagagaTATGATGTTAAATAAACATCTTGATcttaaatatttagaagaaaaaaaaactttactttttcttttcctctaaAAGTTTAGTTGATGACTGGTCAACTTCAACAACCAGAACATAAGTTGATAAATTTGGC carries:
- the LOC114173553 gene encoding uncharacterized protein LOC114173553; the protein is MTVTKPNMNNKTNSNNSSSIGMGMLLVLFSQDNKSSITDKPKLTLLSPSKSLLSKAQSTISICLLLFFTTLLLFTLSTFPSTSLSTKPTSHTLSRTPHTPFALQRMGTLHRRGTKSMSDLLIAHVPDDTPLDDFRLFLRLLHRSYLTASSDVVFLFPSPSSSSKFTPIISQENHAFSTLLHLHARLNSTRWRHHPNSSFHPNRFRQHQQQQQQKEPLWGPKTKTNLTASSLGYGYGSVLSFHASELDPENSLAGFLDRVPLSLRRWACYPMLLGRVRRSFKHVILADVKTLLILKDPLARLRNPSPDSVLMFSKQEKHGKRTQRVVFSSVIIGGARGVRRLSGAMAVEIVRAATQHRKRKNPVTESAILSQLVGGSGFVLKNKNVDLVASPESIPEAGGSSPTSFWDFPMVLRGVSNHDLNYVIRRQMCSSVLDSSVYRDC